In Candidatus Dormiibacterota bacterium, the following are encoded in one genomic region:
- a CDS encoding maleylpyruvate isomerase N-terminal domain-containing protein, which produces MIAVPVDHAGARAALAELTPRTAALISGITTPARRVTGLEWTLAETAAHVVIGLRGYTDSLQGDIARWTHHIPESPGFRERLTGLTSSSLAEEPSRDPAVLGRRLVDAVDAFLEASAGRSPDQPVPTPWYAPGASLPLGAATCLLLGEQVIHGWDMARTLGRPWQVSREHALLMVGVITTMMPLAVDPEAARGVRAVYALHVRGGPGFVLRIDGGRAVIEPLGAQRIDCHLSGDPVSLAMVGYGRIGQWRAIARGGLLAWGRRPWLGLRMRGFFFNP; this is translated from the coding sequence ATGATCGCCGTGCCCGTCGACCATGCCGGCGCCCGCGCGGCGCTGGCGGAGCTCACCCCCCGCACCGCGGCGCTGATCTCGGGCATCACCACGCCCGCGCGGCGGGTGACCGGGCTGGAGTGGACCCTGGCGGAGACCGCCGCCCACGTCGTCATCGGCCTGCGCGGCTACACCGACTCGCTGCAGGGCGACATCGCCCGGTGGACCCACCACATCCCGGAGTCGCCCGGGTTCCGGGAGCGGCTCACCGGGCTCACCTCCAGCTCCCTCGCCGAGGAGCCCTCCCGCGACCCCGCGGTGCTCGGCCGGCGGCTCGTCGACGCGGTCGACGCCTTCCTCGAGGCCAGCGCGGGGCGGTCGCCGGACCAGCCCGTGCCCACCCCCTGGTACGCGCCCGGCGCCAGCCTGCCGCTCGGCGCCGCCACCTGCCTGCTGCTCGGCGAGCAGGTGATCCACGGCTGGGACATGGCGCGCACCCTCGGCAGGCCGTGGCAGGTCAGCCGCGAGCACGCCCTGCTCATGGTGGGGGTGATCACCACGATGATGCCGCTGGCCGTCGACCCCGAGGCGGCCCGCGGGGTGCGCGCCGTCTACGCGCTCCACGTCCGCGGCGGCCCGGGCTTCGTGCTGCGGATCGACGGCGGCCGCGCGGTCATCGAACCGCTCGGCGCCCAGCGGATCGACTGCCACCTCTCCGGCGACCCGGTGAGCCTGGCGATGGTCGGCTACGGCCGGATCGGCCAGTGGC
- a CDS encoding PadR family transcriptional regulator: MGEPLNSTAASLLGFLHRGEMTGWDLVQVANTFIGDFWSITQSQIYRELEALAARGLIAAGEPGPRRRRPYALTEAGRAAFGEWLQLEPGAEQIRYPLMLTLSFGSHLEPEVLAGMLARHRQRHAERLAGYHVLQPIAMAPGTDLHVAATLSLGIHIETAVMQWFDSLPAELTAPQLSRRRRRAR; this comes from the coding sequence ATGGGTGAGCCCCTCAACTCCACCGCCGCCTCACTGCTGGGCTTCCTGCACCGCGGCGAGATGACGGGGTGGGACCTGGTGCAGGTCGCCAACACCTTCATCGGCGACTTCTGGAGCATCACCCAGAGCCAGATCTACCGCGAGCTCGAGGCGCTGGCGGCGCGCGGGCTGATCGCCGCGGGCGAGCCCGGCCCCCGGCGCCGGCGTCCGTACGCGCTGACCGAGGCGGGCAGAGCCGCGTTCGGCGAGTGGCTGCAGCTCGAGCCCGGGGCCGAGCAGATCCGCTACCCGCTGATGCTCACCCTCTCCTTCGGCTCCCACCTCGAGCCCGAGGTGCTCGCGGGCATGCTGGCCCGCCACCGGCAGCGGCATGCCGAGCGGCTCGCCGGGTACCACGTGCTCCAGCCGATCGCGATGGCCCCCGGGACCGACCTCCACGTCGCCGCCACCCTCTCCCTCGGCATCCACATCGAGACCGCGGTGATGCAGTGGTTCGACAGCCTCCCCGCCGAGCTCACCGCGCCGCAGCTCAGCCGCCGTCGCCGACGAGCCCGCTGA
- a CDS encoding helix-turn-helix domain-containing protein, with protein sequence MTDRRAERGEATRRHLVATATRLFAERGYEATPIELVLAEARVSRGALYHHFASKEALFEAALDATQAGVAAAVRDAARRAADPLGALRAGCATWLALARDPAVRRIVLLDAPGVVGWERWREIDQRHSLGAVMASLRALANEGRLPRALVDVHAHVLLAGLTEVALLIARAEDPEVATERGEAVVARLLSGLVGDGG encoded by the coding sequence GTGACCGATCGCAGGGCGGAGAGGGGGGAGGCCACCCGCCGCCACCTCGTCGCGACCGCGACCCGGCTCTTCGCCGAGCGCGGCTACGAGGCCACCCCGATCGAGCTCGTCCTCGCCGAGGCGCGGGTCAGCCGGGGCGCGCTGTACCACCACTTCGCCAGCAAGGAGGCGCTCTTCGAGGCGGCGCTCGACGCCACCCAGGCGGGGGTGGCGGCGGCGGTCCGCGACGCCGCCCGCCGCGCCGCCGACCCGCTCGGTGCGCTGCGGGCGGGATGCGCCACCTGGCTCGCCCTCGCCCGCGACCCGGCGGTGCGCCGCATCGTCCTCCTCGACGCCCCCGGGGTGGTCGGCTGGGAGCGCTGGCGGGAGATCGACCAGCGCCACTCGCTGGGGGCGGTGATGGCATCGCTGCGGGCGCTGGCGAACGAGGGGCGCCTGCCCAGGGCGCTCGTCGACGTCCACGCCCACGTGCTCCTGGCGGGGCTCACCGAGGTCGCCCTGCTCATCGCCCGCGCCGAGGACCCGGAGGTGGCGACCGAGCGTGGCGAGGCGGTGGTGGCGAGGCTCCTCAGCGGGCTCGTCGGCGACGGCGGCTGA
- a CDS encoding alpha/beta hydrolase, giving the protein MAEGPEMRLDDWYAHCGMVATPAGGVACVDIGEGPAAVFVHGIVVHGLLWRGVVDRVRDLRRCVVIDLPGHGATIAGPDQDLSLPALAGLVEAVCGSLGLDRIDLVGNDTGGAVCQVLAARHPERIRTLTLTNCDSDDNLPPPAFRAATERARRGRYAPALDRMAADPERARSASGLGCGLERPEELDGETLEALLAPLATPGATRAIERLVVSLRAEDLVAAGPGLAALTAPALIVWGTGDVFFEPAWAHRLAALIPGARPVVELEGARLYLPLERAPELAGLLRELWTGEPGAPGGYAAQRLTSRPSHPASRE; this is encoded by the coding sequence GTGGCGGAGGGCCCGGAGATGCGCCTCGACGACTGGTACGCCCACTGCGGGATGGTGGCCACCCCCGCCGGCGGGGTCGCCTGCGTCGACATCGGCGAGGGTCCGGCGGCGGTGTTCGTCCACGGGATCGTGGTCCACGGCCTGCTCTGGCGCGGCGTCGTCGACCGGGTGCGGGACCTGCGCCGCTGCGTCGTCATCGACCTCCCCGGCCACGGCGCCACCATCGCGGGCCCGGATCAGGACCTCTCCCTCCCCGCCCTCGCCGGGCTGGTGGAGGCGGTCTGCGGGTCGCTCGGCCTCGACCGCATCGATCTGGTGGGCAACGACACCGGGGGCGCGGTCTGCCAGGTGCTCGCCGCCCGGCATCCGGAGCGGATCCGCACCCTGACGCTGACCAACTGCGACAGCGACGACAACCTGCCTCCGCCGGCCTTCCGCGCCGCCACCGAGCGCGCCCGGCGAGGCCGCTACGCGCCGGCGCTCGACCGGATGGCGGCGGATCCCGAGCGGGCGCGCTCGGCCAGCGGTCTGGGCTGCGGTCTCGAGCGCCCCGAGGAGCTCGACGGCGAGACCCTCGAGGCCCTGCTCGCCCCCCTCGCCACCCCCGGCGCCACCCGTGCCATCGAGAGGCTGGTGGTGTCGCTCCGGGCCGAGGACCTGGTCGCCGCCGGGCCCGGGCTGGCGGCGCTCACCGCCCCGGCGCTGATCGTCTGGGGCACCGGCGACGTCTTCTTCGAGCCGGCCTGGGCGCACCGGCTGGCCGCGCTGATCCCCGGAGCCCGGCCCGTGGTCGAGCTCGAGGGGGCCCGCCTCTACCTCCCCCTGGAGCGGGCGCCCGAGCTCGCCGGCCTGCTCCGCGAGCTGTGGACCGGCGAGCCCGGGGCGCCGGGCGGTTACGCCGCCCAGCGGCTCACGTCGCGTCCCAGCCATCCCGCCAGCCGGGAGTAG